Below is a window of Fibrobacter sp. UWB11 DNA.
GCTTCAGAAACGATATGGTTCTTCGGGAGGAGGACGCTTTGAAATTCAAAAACCCGGAGGATGCCCGGCCGGTATTTCAGATGCTGCTTCTGATGGGCGAGGGATATGCGGCCCGGTACCGTGGGGCAAATGCTTTTGACTTTGAGACCGTCATGGATGATTTTGAGAAGAACATCGCAATTCTGCGGAAAAATTTTTATAAGGAGGAGTATCTGAAATGAGCGAGCCAATCATTGTTTTGGAAAAGCTGACCAAGCACTATGGGAAACATCGGGGAATTGACGGACTTAGCTTCTCTGTTGACCAGGGCGAGTTTTTCGGCTTCATTGGCCCAAACGGTGCGGGAAAATCCACCACCATCCGCACCCTGATGGGCCTGATCCATCCCAGCGGCGGCAGCGCATCTATTTTCGGCCTGGACTGCCAGACCAAGGCCAGTGTCATTGCCAGAGATGTGGGCTATCTTCCCAGCGAAAACAGCTATTATGAAAACATGAAGGTGCGGGAACTGCTGCAATACAGCGCAGACCTGTACGGCATGAATTGCGAAACGAAAATGTATGAGCTCTCCGAGCGCCTCAATCTGGATCTGACCCGGAAAATCGCAGACCTGTCTCTGGGCAACAAGAAGAAGGTGGGGATCGTGTCTGCCGTCATGACCTCGCCCAAGCTGCTGATCATGGACGAACCCACCAGCGGCTTAGACCCGTTGATCCAGCAGGCTTTCTACGATATTCTGAAGGAGGAGAACAGCCGGGGAACCACCATTTTCTTCTCCTCCCATGTCCTCAGTGAGGTGCAGAAGCTGTGTGACCGGGTGGCGATCTTAAAAGAGGGCAAGCTCGTGGGCATTCAGTCCATCCGAGAGCTGCGGGAAAGCGGCTATAAAAAGGTCAGCCTTACCGCTGAAACGGCCATCCCCCGTGAGTTCTGGGGCCTGCCCGGCATTGCCAACTACACCGAGAGTCCTGACAAGACCTCTGTTTCCTTTGTGTATAACGGCAATATCACGGCGATCATTGACAAGCTTCACCTGCTGCATTTGGACGATGTGCTTTTGGAAGAACCCTCTTTGGAGGAGATCTTCCTGCACTACTATGCGTAAGGAGGTGTCAGGCATGGTCATTTTGAAATATGAACTGAGAAGGCATCGAACCTATATCCTGGGCTGGGCCATCGCCTTGGCTGCGTGCATCTTTTTCATGACACCGACTTATTACAGCTTTCTGGATGCGGCCTCCGTGGAACTCTTTGAAACCATGGGCACCACGGACTTTTACAGGAGCGTCGGCGTATCGATGGAATACCTGACCTCTCCGCTGGGTATTTACGGGTTCCTGACCAGCTTTTTCATGATTGCCTCCGGCGTTTTCGGGATGCACTTCGGCATTTCCATTCACACCAGAGAATGTACGGAAGGAACCTCGGAATACCTGTTTACAAAGCCCTTTCCCCGGAAAGCAATTTATTGGGCAAAGGCATGGACGGTGTTTGTCGGCGTGGCGATCGTGGGTGCGGCGTATCTGCTGGCTTCCCTTTTCGCCATGGCAACATTCCGTTCCGGAACTCCTTGGGGAGAGTTTTTCCTGATTGCCCTGTCCCTGACCCTTGTGACGCTGTTCTTCGCTGCAATGGGGCTGATGGTGGGAGTTTTGTTTTCCCGCAACCGCAGTCCGCTGCTGACTGCCGGTTTGGTTGTGTTCGTTGAGTATTGCATTACCAGCTTCTCCAACATCGTCAGTAACCGGGCTATCAGTTTTCTGTCTCCCTACTCGTTCTTCGGAGCCGCCGAGATCTCCAAAGCCGGCTTCTATGACCTCCGGTATCTTGGGTGGTGCGTGCTGCTGTTTGCCTTGTTTTTGGTGCTTTCTTACGGTGTCTTTCTGAAAAAAGACATTCAGTTCCGCAGCTAAGGAGGTGTGAACATGAAAACATTGATTAAAAATGAATTCCGCCAAACCAGAAGACTTTTGCTGATCTGGCTGGGAATCATGCTGCTTCTGTGCGGTTTCTGCTATTTTGAGCTTCTGTCCCTACGGGACAGTCTGGATGAAATGGCAGCGATGGTCAGCCAATTTCCGAGACTGATCATGATCATGTTCGGAGTCAAAGGCGACTTGACGACATCCACCGGCTGGTATGTGTGCATCTATTTCTGGGAGGGACTGCTGGCGTTTCCTTATGCCATGTCTTTGGGACTGTCCTGTGTGGCAAGGGAAAAGAAATTCGGAACATCGGAATACCTGTTCACAAAGCCTGTGAAGCGGAAAACCATTGTTCTGGCGAAGGTGATCGTTTCGGCAGTGAACCTGCTGGTGTTCGCCCTGTTCAGCGGCGTGTGTAATTATTTCACGATCGTTCTTCCTTTGGGCGGTCTGGATCAGCCGGGAGCGGTGCTTTCCACAACGATGGGAATGTTCTTTACCCAGACTCTCTTTTTTGCCCTGGGTCTGCTGTTTTCCAGTGTGCTTCGATCCTATAAGGCTGCGGTGCGGACAGGAACAATTTCCATGCTGGCTGCCTATGGGTTGGCCTTTACTGCCGAGTACACAGGAAATCATTTCCTGGACTACCTGACCCCATTGCGTTATTTTGATGTGTACGAGGTAGCACTGCACGGTTTCCACCTTCCCTATCTCGTCTTAACGATCGTTGTGGCAGGTATTTGTGTCGCAGCTGCCCTGGATCAGTGGAAACGGCGGGAATTGTGATGTTACATGAATCGTGTATCTTGAAAACAGCAGCTAACGATATATGGAGGAAATATTTATGTTACGGCCAAAAGAAATAGTATGTAAATGGGTAGATGCCTTTAACAACCATGATGTAGAGGCAATTATGAGCTTGTACCATGATAACGCAACCAATCATCAGGTGACCAATGATCCCGTGATTGGGATAGATGCAATCCGTGAAATGTTTACAGCAGAATTTGCCACTGCCGATATGACTGCCATTGTAGAGAATATCTTTGAAGATGGACAGTGGGCGATTTTAGAATGGAAGGACCCTCTGGGACTGCGGGGATGCGGCTTCTTCCATGTTGTGAATGGTAAAATTCTGTTTCAGAGAGGATATTGGGATAAGCTGTCTTTTCTGAAGCAGCATAATTTGCCTATTGAATCGTTGTGAAAAGGTGAACAGAGCACGAAGTTGAAGGAAGGGCGAAAATGGAGCGAGGAAGAATTATTGTAATTACAGGCCCTCCGGGAACTGGAAAATCGACAGTATGGATGCCATGGAAGGAATATTCTTCTTCGTCGATGCGGGCGGCTTCCTGAAGCCAAACATACAGGTCGTTGCTCTCTGGGTTACAAGGAAGCTCTGAACCACGCCTCTGACGATACAATGCGTACAAGAGAAAAGAGGGAAAGACCGCTGACAGCATTAAAAAAGATGCAATTTTTTCACAGCATACTTTCCGAACCATGTGTGGTGTATGGCACCGCATTTCTCAGCAACACAATATACCAAGTTCGAGGCGGAGAGTCTATTGAAATAAAAAAATCCGAGGAAGAGAATATCTCTCTGCCTCGGATTTTTCGTTTCATCCCTCAATCGGCTGGTGTAGTACCTTCAATTTCAAGATGTCCCTGTGCGGACACGCCCTTCGGTTGTCGCTTTTGATTACAGCAAAAAAATGATAGAATTGGCTAAAAGACGGCAATCACAATATGCAAAACAAATTGAATTTTGTGTGGCGGATGCGACCGATAGAAAAAGTATATTAGAATTAAAAAGAAATCGAGCCTTTACGAAAGCAGTTTCTAATATGGCAATTATGGATATTACGGATATTGAACCACTTCTTATGGCTGTTTATGAACTGTTGCAGGAAAGCGGAATTTTTGTCTTTGCAACGCAACACCCTTGTTTTGTCACGTTGACTGAAAAATATATGACACCGCACAGTTACTATGATATAGCGATTGAAGGGCAACCGAAAGAGCAGATTTATTATCATCGTTCCATACAAGGTATATATGGATAAAGACTTGGAAAAGCTCATGGAAAAATATAACGTTCCATGCAAAGTCAAGAAAGTCAAAAAGCAAACTTTAGACTTGAATCCTCAAGATAAAGTCATTGACTGCGATTATGTTGACCCGGCTGGTTTTCCCCATTGGGACAAAGATTAAATCTTGAATGTCATAAAGGCCCTTTATGCTAAAGAAATTTCTTTCAGTGTATCTCCTTTTATCTGCTTGTCTTTATGCAACGGATTATGAGTGCATAGAGCTTTATGGAGATTATAGAGTTGTAATTGAAGGGACTAAAAATACAGCGAATCAAGTCAGTACAAAACGTTATTCAAGCTATAAATCCTGCAATCGTGATTTGGAAAATTACCTAAATGGTAAAAAGACTCCTATCGCATACGAGTGCATAGAACTTTATGGGGATTACAGAGTCGTGCTCGAAGGAACTAAAAATCCAGCAAATCAAGTTAGCTCAAAACGCTACTCAAGCTATAAATCCTGCAATCGCGATTTGGATAATTACCTAAATGGTAAAAAGACTCCCGTTGAATATGAGTGCATAGAACTTTACGGGGATTTTAGAGTTGTGCTTGCGGGAACTAAAAATCCGGCAAATCAAGTTAGTTCAAAACGTTATTCAAACTATAAATCCTGCAATCGCGATTTGGATAATTACTTAAATGGCAAAAAGACTCCCGTTGAATACGAGTGCATAGAACTTTATGGAGATTTTAGAGTCGTGCTTGCGGGAACTAAAAATCCGGCAAATCAAGTTAGCTCGAAACGCTACTCAAACTATAAATCCTGCAATCGCGATTTGGATAATTACTTAAATGGCAAAAAGACTCCTGTTGCATACGAGTGCATAGAACTTTATGGGGATTACAGAGTCGTGCTCGAAGGAACTAAAAATCCAGCAAATCAAGTTAGCTCATTGCGTTATACCAGCTATGGGTCTTGCAATAAAGCCTTGAATGAATACTTGTCTAAGCAAAGACAATAATCTGCAACTAGAGCTTCTCCAGCTTGCCGTTTTTTATGTAAAAAACCTCTGTTCCGATGGATTTCCACTTTTGGGCGAAGCCTAGATACTTGGACTTCGCCTTTTCTGTTAGGTCGTAAGGGAACGTCAGCGACTCCACGCAATCGACCGTCACATCGCCGTGAAATTGCAGTTCAAGATAGCTGCTGATGTTGTCGCTGCGGAATTTCGTCATGTCGTTCGTCTGCGTTCCCTTCACTGGCAGCTTGCTTTCATACATGTCGTCGTAGGAAACCGCTTTCGGGTCGGTGACGAGACTGGGCTGGTATCTTTCGCTTAGGCTGTCGCCAGCCGTCCATGTGCAGGTCACTTTGTCCTTCTTGAAACGTACCGCGACATTTCCGTATTGGGTGGCGCGGTTGTGCGTCGTCGCCTCACGTAGCTTGTCATGGTCGAGAAGGTTGCCGTACTTTTCGTACTGCGAGATATTGAGCTGGTTCGCCTTTTCCGTTGAACCCAGGTCAAAGAGCTTGTGTGCTGCGGATAGTCTCAAATGGCTCTGCTTGATTGAACCGTCCGCGTTTAGCGACGGGCCGCTATACCCGCCGGAGCTTCCTGTCTCGAAGGTGTTTTTGAAATGGCTGTTGAAAACCTTTTCAAGCAGGTCGTCTTCTATGTGCATCCCCAAGTCGTGCTTCTGGAACAGCTCGCGCATCGTCGCCTCGATTTCTGCGGCGTGTTTCTTTGTCGCCGAGCCGTAGTAATGTCCCTTCTTATATTTCTCGATGGCTGTATCAAGGTGTCCGAGCGTGGGAGGCAACTTGTCGCCCTTGAGGGCGCGAAGGTCGTCGATGCTGATGTTTGTCGAGAACGGGACGCTTGAGCCGGACTTGATGCCAGCCTTGATTTTCTTGAGGCGTTCGAGTCCTTCCTTGTATTCGATTTCCTTCCTTCTCGTTTCCGCTTTCTTGAGCAGTTCCTTGATTTCCGTTTTCGCGGCGTTGTCGCCCTTGGCGATAAGCGCGTCCATTTCGGTCGTGAGCTTCTTGAGGACTGCGGACTTGGGGTGGTTCTTGAGGAATATCTTGATGGAGTCCACGCGGCCAAGTTCCGTTTCCCAGTCGATGAGGCGTTCCACTTCGGCGAGAGCTTTCTTGTAAGCATCCTGTGCCACCTTCCAGCTTGCATACTTCTTGTGTTTTTCAACCCAGTCGATTTCAAATTCCAGGTCGTGCTTTTTGCCAGCGAGCGAGCTGCCCATGCCGTCGAGCTTCTTTCTTACGGATTCGTTGACGGTGATGGCGGTTGAATAGTCGAAGTCCCTTGCCGCCTGGAACGGGTCTGCAAGGTACGTGCAGCCCTTCAATGTGTCCAGACTCGTTTCGAGCTTTCGGGAGAGCTTTTTCATGTCGCTGTACGCCTGTTTGCCGCCCTTCTGCAAGGCTTTTTCCAGTTCGCCCATTTCGGGTAGGCCCTTGATGCCGTTCGCGTCCTGCAAAAGCCTGTGCGCTGTCTGTCGCGTATCGAGCCTTTCCTGCAATTCCTTGCGAATTGCTGCGATTTCCTGCGAAGTCCTGCGGGAATGTCGCTGTTCGGCGGCTTCCTTGAGCCTGCGCCTTGACTTGCGTTCGTCCCAGCGTTTCTGAATGTCCGCGATTTCCTCGGCGCTTCGGACATGGCGCTTTTCTGCCGCCTGTTCCAGCCTTTGACGGCTCAAAAGCTGCATTTGCTCGTTTTTGAGCTGTTGCAGCTGTTTTTCCTGCTCGGCGATAGATTGTTCCACCTTGTGAAGGTTTTCGCCCGTAGAAGCCTCTGTACGCTGTTCTGCGCCCTTTTCCTGTTCGGGACGTTCCTTGACCTCGTATTTTCCGTCGATTTCGGGGTCCCAGGCGACCATGGAGCAGCGGCACTGAAAATCCTCGCCCGGATTTCCGTGGAACATCGAGGCGGTTCTTTCCTTTTCGACCAGTCCGTCGGGCGTTTCCTCGTAATAGACATTCGGATTGTCCAGGCTACAGATGAGACCGTTCAGATGTGTGTGCGTTTCCCTGTCGCGACCATCCAAGGTCGTGAGCCATACATAGTAGCGGATGCCCAGCTGCTTGTACGTCGAAATGCTCGCGGCGGAATTGAGCTTGGCGGTCTCGGTTCTCGCGATGAGTTCTGCACGGTGTTTCGTTTCGGCGGGGAGCTTGGCACGGATGGCCGCTTCCAGTTCCCTCTTGTTCCAGCCCTTCATCTTCGCCTCGGTGGCGATGCGGGAAATGTCCGCCTTGGCGTCGCTCTCCGCACTGATGCAGAGTTGCTGGAAGTTCTTCTTCCAGGCTTCGAAAATCTCGTCTTTCGCTGGTGGCGGGAAATAGGGCTGTCCGACGGTCATTTTGGCGTACTCGCTGAAATTCCAGCCGTTCTTGACGCCGACTGCATCGGCAAGCGAGGAAACCTTCTTGACAAATTCGGGGGGCAGCTCCGCAGCGGCTTTCGTCAGGTCGTCAATGTCGTCCGTGAAGCCCCGGAGTGCAAGCTGGATATTTTCTTCCAGGGCGCGGAGAAATTCTTCCCGCGTTGCGCGTTCAAGGTCCGCCTCGATGGCGCTGGGATAGAACTGGTGCGCGTTGAACACGGGCCTGCGTCCGCGTTTCTTCTGTCCGAGCCGTTCCACGTTCTTGACGAAATTTACGAAGCTGCCAGCCATGTTCTAGTCCTTTACGGAAATGTCCCAGGAATGTCCGTTCTTGAAGATTCCCTCGCGGATGCTCTGCTCGTCTATCGCTCCCATCTGATAGTAGATGTTGAGCATTTCCGCCTGCATCTTCATCGCTTCGAGTTTTTCTTTTACGGACATTGTGGTAACGGCGCCCCATTCAAATTCCGAACAGACGATGCCGCAGTTCCTTTCAGAAAGGTCGGCAATGAGAGAACAGGCGGGGCGGTAGATGTAGCGGGAACGCCAGCTTTCCACAAGTTCCGCGTATGCCTTGGAGTCGCCCTCGTTCGTCTGGGCGAGTCCAGTCGCGCTTTGGCCGAAAAGGATGCTCACGGGGATTCTCGAATCTGCGCAGACGAGGTTCATCGCCTTTTGGAGAACTTCGGGCAGTCCCGAAAAGTTGTGGCTTAGGATTTGAAATTTGTCGTTCGCGCCGGAGAATACGCCACGGAATGAACTCATGGAAACCTTTACGAGGCTTATGAGCTGCTGTGCGTCCTGTATTCCGCAGTCGGGCTTTGAAAGCATTTCGTTGAAGCCCTCAAGCGAGAAAAGCATCACTCCCGTTTCCGTCGCCATGTTGACGATGGACGCGATGACGTTCGCGAGGTTCTTCAAGCTCTGTTCGCACGCTTTCAGCGCAGGCATACCGAAGAACCTTTCCCTTATGGGTGTTCCCTGGAGAATGTCGGGGACAATTTTTCCGTGAATGACCGTGCAGCGCGACGGGTGTATTTCGATGCGCTTGTTATCAAGAAGGACGACTCGGTAAACCTTGGGCGTGTCGCCTTGGAAATCCGTGGGCTGGAACTCCACCTTGCCAGCGCTGTAAACCCGGTATTGCGAAATCTTGCGATTTGAAGGTGCCGGGCGCTTGAGTTGTTCGATGTCGTACTCGTTTTCGTATTCCGAGACAATCAGGGCGCCTCCCGTGAGACGCTGGTATTCGCCAGCGAGCTGTAGCGCCTCGAAAAGCCCGACGGCGGAAGCCTCCTTGAATACCTTGCCCGAACTGTCGCCAGTGATGGTGACGGGTTCCTTGAAAGCCGTTTCGGGGACGCACTCGACAATTCGTGCGGCGATGCCGTCCTGCACCTTTATACGCGCAAGTTCGACAATATCCGTTCCCGCATAGGGATTGACGAAAGTGTTTTCCGTCTTGTCGGTGTCCCTGCGGCCCATTCCCGTTACGAAATTGCCGTAGGCGCCGTCCCTTATCTTTGCAGTTTCCATGATTCATTCTCCTTTTAGATGAAGCTGATAAGGCCCGTCCCCATACCAGTTGCCAAGTAGTTGAGAGCCTGCGTGGTGGAATCCACGCGGTCATCGTGCGGAGCGCTTGGAAAAGAAACCAGTTCGTCGATGTAGTCGCGAACCCAGGGATGTTCTGCATCCTGCTTGGGTATATAGACGTTTCCCGCCTCGAACAGCGGGCTTACCGCAAAGGCTCGCGCTTCCTTTGAACCTTGCGGCGTGAAGGGAACGATGCCGCTAATCTTGTTGCGCAACGCGCTTATGATTGCGGGGCCGTTCGCCTTGTCTTCAATGATTTTTCGGATTGCCTTGGGGTGCTTCTCGCTCATGCGCTGGAAAGCCCGGATGCTCGAAACAAAGTCCATCTTGGCACATACGCAGTCAATGAGGTAGAAACGCGCCCCGACCTTTCCCCAGACTGTTCCCGCTACGTTGTCGCTGGATGCGCTGTCCGTGAAGGTGAAGTCCCAGCTTTGTATAATCTTGTCGAAAACCTTGGGCAAGATTTCGTACTGTTGCAGCCATTCGCGCTTGATGATGCTTCCGCCGACTGGTGCGGGGTGCTGCTGGTAGAGTGCGTTCCAGTCGTAGCTTCCCACGTTGATGCGGATTTTTTCGAGCATTTCAAGCGGGTATCTTTCCGGGTGCAGCGCCTCGCCAATTTTGCGGTGTGGTTCGTCCTTCTCGGCAATCGCTGGATAGTTTATGACCGTCCACTGGTCGCCATCGCCCTGTTTCATTGCGTTGAGCAGGCGCCCCGCAAGGTCGTCTTCATGCCAGCGCGTAAGCGTGACGAGTACGCCTCCGCCCGGAGAAAGTCGCGTGTATGCGGTGGATGTGTACCAGTCCCAAATCCTGTCACGTATGGTGATGCTGTTCGCTTCCTGTCTGTCTTTCAGCGGGTCGTCGATGCCGAGGATTTCGCAGCCCATACCCGTGATACTTCCGCCGATACCCGTGCTTCTGAAACTGCCTTTCCTGTTGGGGATTTCGATTAGGTTTGTCGAGCGCGTGTACTTGCTTCCTCGCGGCGGCAAGGTCGTTCGCGGAAATATGCGGTGGTATTCGTTGCTTTCCATGATGCGCTGCACGTCCTTGTTTACGCGCCTGGAAAGTCCGTCGCTATAGCTGCACGCCATGAAGGAGATGTCGGGATTTACGCCGAAGCACCACGCCGGAAAATGCTTGCTTACAAGTTGGCTCTTGCCATGTCGCGGCGGCATGGTGAGAATGAGACGGGGACTCTTGCGTTCCATTACGTCGGTGTAGAAACGCATGAGGCGTGCGCAGATTTCACGGTGGACCCACCCGATGCTGTAATTCGGCATCGTCGCCTTTACAAAGGCAAGAAGGTTTGTCCTTGCAAGCTGTTCAATCTGTGGTGTCATTCTCGTAAATGCCAAGTTCCCGCGCCTGCCTCTTTATCTCGCTCAATTCGTCGGGCGTGGGGATTTCTCCGTTTGTGTCGATGTTTACTGCGTCGGGGTTGTCAACCATCCTGTCGAGCATCTTGCGCTTTGCGCGTGTCAGCTTGGAATCTTCCGTTTCCTCCGCTATGTCGAACACGAAACGCGCCGCCTTGATGTTGCCGGAAAGAGCCATGCCACTCATAACTGAAATGATTGCAGCGCGAAGCTCGATGGGCTTCTCCACCTGGATTCCGATGCTTCGGAGCGATTCCTTCAAGCGTCCTTCGGACAGACGAAACTTTGTCCCGAGAACATTTCTCGCGACTTCCCGCGCCTCCTTCGCTTTCAGCTTGCTCCTTGAAGACGCCAAGCCTCCGAGCTTGCCGATGGCCCTCATGTCCTGGGAATCTGCCATACATCAGTCGTTCCTCAACTCCTTCCACCAGCGCAGAAAATCGGGCCAGTAAACGGTCATGCGTCCGCGCTTGCAGCTTCTTCTCACGGGCATACCGCGGGTATGCACCCAGTCATAGACAGTGAAGTGGTTGAAGCCGATTTTGTCGGCCACCTCCTTTATCGTGAAGTAGCCCGGTTTAGGCGTGATTAGGTCTTTGTTTAAGATTTTGTTCCCCATACAAAGTTTTTCCTATGTTGTGGATATGGCTATCACGGATTTCGAGGGATTGAGAAAAAGGTTTGACGCTCTAAAGAAGCTGAACGAAAAGACCATTCTATCGGGCTGGATAGATGGAAACGGGACTGCACGGAAAGCGAAGGAAAATCTCGATTACAGAAAAAAGACGGGAAAGCTGACTCCCGCATTGAGGGAACCCGCTTCCAATTCGTTGATAGCGAGAACGCTGAATTACGGCCGTAAGGAAGGGACGACGCTTGAGGGCGTCCACTACCCGGAAATTCCGGCAAGGCCCTTCCTGCGTTTTGCCATGGAACGGTTTCGCGCCATCATGCCGAAACTTGAACGCAAGTATCTCCCGCAGATAATCAACGGCGAAATGACCGTCCAGACGATGTGCGAGGAACTGGGGATGCGCTTGAAGGACTGCATCACGCTCGCGATGCGCGACAGCGAAAAGTACGAGCCGCTGCGCGATGCTACCGTGCAGGCGAGAATCAGGCAAGGACGGCCCAGTGCTACTCCGCTTATCGACACGCATCAGCTTATAGACTCCGTGACATTTGAGGTCAAGTGAGTTTTGAAGGCGCCGCTTGAGAAAAGCGTACGCGTGACCATGTTGCAGTTCTTTGCGCCCCTTGCCGTGACGCAGGCGTGTTTCGCCTCGATGCGAACTTCTACGTCCTTGCTTCCAGTCGCGAGCATAATTACCTCGGCAATGTCGCTGCCGATTTTCTCCTGGAGCTGCAAACGCTTTCCCACCATTTCGGAAATCCTCGCGAACTTGGAGAGTCCGAGAACTTTCCCGTGCGGGATATAGCGGATTGAAACCTTCATGTCGTACATGAGGGCAAGATGGTGTTCGCAGTGGCTGAAAATCGTTATGTCGTCAACGGAAACGATTTGACCGTCCGCATCCTGCTTGAAACACTTGCCGAACTTCTTCGCGAGCTGTGCGTTCGTGTAGTTCTGGCCTTCGAACATTTCGGCGTAGTATTTCGCGACACGGCGCGGCGTGTCCCTTAAACCTTCGCGGTCGGGGTTGTCGTTCAGCGCCTCAAGAAGCTGCCGTACAAGCTGTTCAATCTTCTTCGTCTTTATCATATTGCGCCAGGTTCCCCTCGCTTTCCTGAATAACGACCTTGTGGCAGAACGGCACCTGGTCGCAAATCCATTTCGCCATGTTTTCGGCTGTCGGGTTAAAATCCACCACGTCGTTGATGTAGGCGTGGTCGAGCTTTTCCATGATTATCTTCTTGATGTGCGTGAAGTCGATAACCATTCCGTCATTGTCGAGAGTCTTGCTCTTGCAGAAAATGGTCACAAGCCAGTTATGGCCGTGAAGGTTGCTGCACTTGCTCGGATAAGGGAGTTCCAGACGGTGCGCTCCCGAAATTTCCAGTCTCTTGCATACTCGATACATTGCTTTCTCCTATGGGAATGGGCAGGAAGAAACCCGCCCTTGAAACGAAACAGGCTACTCGATACCGATGAACTTGTGCCATTGAAGCGAGAGAAGCCAGCTGGGATTTTCCTGCACCAGCTTTATGCAGTGATAGAGGTTTTCCTTGACGAGGTTGTCCCCGTCGAAGCATGGGCTAAGGCACATGCGTTTCGCTGTCTTACACGGAGTAGGCAGCGGGTCGCCAGCCTTTATGACGAAACGTAGTTCGTCGATATTGTCCGGCTCGATGCGCGAAGTCTTGGGACTACAGACGATGTAGTCGATGCCCTGCGGAACCTTGTGCGTTCCGTTTGTCTCGATGGACTTGTACCAGCCATCAAAAGCCTTTATGAGTTCGTCGTCCAGCTGCAAGGTGGGTTCACCTCCGCAGAAGGAAACGCTCCTGCAATTTCCCGCGATGGAAAGACAGGTCTGAATAATCTGTTCGGCGGTCATTTCGTCGAAGGGTTCATGGTTTGTGTCGCAGAAGGGACACTTCATGTTGCATCCGCTGAAACGCACGAATACCTGCGGCGTTCCCACGCGCTTTCCTTCGCCCTGGATGCTAAAGAATATCTTGTTTATTCTGTAGATTTTCTGCATGGCTATTTGCCTCCCTGTGCCAAGGCGCGTTCACGCTGCTTGCAGCTGTCGCACTTGCCACAATGTGTCGAGCCGTTCTTGTAGCAGCTCCATGTGTTCCGTTCGTAGTCTATTCCCAGCTTGCGGCCAATCTTGACGATTTCTGCTTTGCTTACTGTCGAGAACGGGGCGTGAATCCTTACCTTGAAATTCGGGGACGTACCGACGTTTGCAGCTTTCTCGAACGACTTGATGAATGCGAGTGTGTCGTCGTAATACTGGCCGCTTGCAAGCCCGTTGAAGCCACCGTAAATGTCGTTTATGCCGTTGACCTCCGCGAACATGACCGCGTAGGAAAGCAGGATGCCGTTTCTGAACTCCACATAGCTTGTGGGAGTCGCGGAATCAATCTGCTCGAAGCTGCGGTTTTCGCTTATCCTGGACTTGGAAATGAGAGAACACTTGCTTCCCGTAAATCCGAGGTCGATGGAAACGATTTTGTAGGGCTGTTTCAGCCGCTTCGCGTTGGATGCCGCCACCGCGATTTCCTTGTGCAGACTCTGCTTGTAGTCGAAGATAAGGCAGAAAACCTTCTTGCCCTGCTTCGTCAGCTGTTCCAGAACAGTCGTGCTGTCGATGCCGCCCGAAAGCAGCAGGAT
It encodes the following:
- a CDS encoding ABC transporter ATP-binding protein: MSEPIIVLEKLTKHYGKHRGIDGLSFSVDQGEFFGFIGPNGAGKSTTIRTLMGLIHPSGGSASIFGLDCQTKASVIARDVGYLPSENSYYENMKVRELLQYSADLYGMNCETKMYELSERLNLDLTRKIADLSLGNKKKVGIVSAVMTSPKLLIMDEPTSGLDPLIQQAFYDILKEENSRGTTIFFSSHVLSEVQKLCDRVAILKEGKLVGIQSIRELRESGYKKVSLTAETAIPREFWGLPGIANYTESPDKTSVSFVYNGNITAIIDKLHLLHLDDVLLEEPSLEEIFLHYYA
- a CDS encoding ABC transporter permease subunit; translation: MVILKYELRRHRTYILGWAIALAACIFFMTPTYYSFLDAASVELFETMGTTDFYRSVGVSMEYLTSPLGIYGFLTSFFMIASGVFGMHFGISIHTRECTEGTSEYLFTKPFPRKAIYWAKAWTVFVGVAIVGAAYLLASLFAMATFRSGTPWGEFFLIALSLTLVTLFFAAMGLMVGVLFSRNRSPLLTAGLVVFVEYCITSFSNIVSNRAISFLSPYSFFGAAEISKAGFYDLRYLGWCVLLFALFLVLSYGVFLKKDIQFRS
- a CDS encoding ABC transporter permease subunit, with the protein product MKTLIKNEFRQTRRLLLIWLGIMLLLCGFCYFELLSLRDSLDEMAAMVSQFPRLIMIMFGVKGDLTTSTGWYVCIYFWEGLLAFPYAMSLGLSCVAREKKFGTSEYLFTKPVKRKTIVLAKVIVSAVNLLVFALFSGVCNYFTIVLPLGGLDQPGAVLSTTMGMFFTQTLFFALGLLFSSVLRSYKAAVRTGTISMLAAYGLAFTAEYTGNHFLDYLTPLRYFDVYEVALHGFHLPYLVLTIVVAGICVAAALDQWKRREL
- a CDS encoding nuclear transport factor 2 family protein produces the protein MLRPKEIVCKWVDAFNNHDVEAIMSLYHDNATNHQVTNDPVIGIDAIREMFTAEFATADMTAIVENIFEDGQWAILEWKDPLGLRGCGFFHVVNGKILFQRGYWDKLSFLKQHNLPIESL
- a CDS encoding phage minor head protein, whose amino-acid sequence is MAGSFVNFVKNVERLGQKKRGRRPVFNAHQFYPSAIEADLERATREEFLRALEENIQLALRGFTDDIDDLTKAAAELPPEFVKKVSSLADAVGVKNGWNFSEYAKMTVGQPYFPPPAKDEIFEAWKKNFQQLCISAESDAKADISRIATEAKMKGWNKRELEAAIRAKLPAETKHRAELIARTETAKLNSAASISTYKQLGIRYYVWLTTLDGRDRETHTHLNGLICSLDNPNVYYEETPDGLVEKERTASMFHGNPGEDFQCRCSMVAWDPEIDGKYEVKERPEQEKGAEQRTEASTGENLHKVEQSIAEQEKQLQQLKNEQMQLLSRQRLEQAAEKRHVRSAEEIADIQKRWDERKSRRRLKEAAEQRHSRRTSQEIAAIRKELQERLDTRQTAHRLLQDANGIKGLPEMGELEKALQKGGKQAYSDMKKLSRKLETSLDTLKGCTYLADPFQAARDFDYSTAITVNESVRKKLDGMGSSLAGKKHDLEFEIDWVEKHKKYASWKVAQDAYKKALAEVERLIDWETELGRVDSIKIFLKNHPKSAVLKKLTTEMDALIAKGDNAAKTEIKELLKKAETRRKEIEYKEGLERLKKIKAGIKSGSSVPFSTNISIDDLRALKGDKLPPTLGHLDTAIEKYKKGHYYGSATKKHAAEIEATMRELFQKHDLGMHIEDDLLEKVFNSHFKNTFETGSSGGYSGPSLNADGSIKQSHLRLSAAHKLFDLGSTEKANQLNISQYEKYGNLLDHDKLREATTHNRATQYGNVAVRFKKDKVTCTWTAGDSLSERYQPSLVTDPKAVSYDDMYESKLPVKGTQTNDMTKFRSDNISSYLELQFHGDVTVDCVESLTFPYDLTEKAKSKYLGFAQKWKSIGTEVFYIKNGKLEKL